Proteins found in one Mangifera indica cultivar Alphonso chromosome 15, CATAS_Mindica_2.1, whole genome shotgun sequence genomic segment:
- the LOC123198095 gene encoding NAC transcription factor NAM-B1-like, whose protein sequence is MYKIEGEKYMYFFSSRDRKYPKGKRPKRSAADGYWKATGVDHLIKKDDIVIGHRKGLVFYQGTHKDSVKTNWIMYEYQLASNTADSCKKKLPNPSTSNTAAPIDMRLDDCVLYRIHKKPEKVEEDVNDVASDNVDSTSTNPSEGNALEIVRPTSHAPKEINIFEESDGYTIYFSNAELAQTYDQGINYGPNNTTGSAANIVVPCLMPQDPQPLTHFDDFPWLNIGEIDPSNPPAFDP, encoded by the exons ATGTACAAGATAGAAGGAGAAAAGTACATGTACTTCTTCTCTTCAAGGGACCGTAAGTACCCCAAAGGGAAACGTCCAAAACGTTCTGCTGCTGATGGTTATTGGAAGGCTACTGGAGTTGACCATCTCATTAAAAAAGATGATATCGTAATTGGGCATAGGAAGGGTCTGGTCTTTTATCAAGGGACGCATAAAGATTCTGTAAAGACTAATTGGATCATGTATGAATATCAATTGGCTTCAAATACCGCTGATTCTTGCAAAAAAAAGTTGCCGAATCCTTCAACTTCAAATACTGCTGCTCCTATTGACATGAGG CTGGATGATTGTGTGTTATATAGGATCCATAAGAAGCCAGAGAAAGTAGAGGAGGACGTGAATGATGTGGCAAGTGATAATGTTGATTCAACTAGCACTAATCCTTCCGAGGGCAATGCGCTAGAAATTGTTCGTCCGACGAGCCATGCGCCCAAGGAAATAAACATCTTTGAGGAGAGTGATGGTTATACAATTTACTTTTCCAATGCAGAACTAGCACAGACTTATGACCAAGGAATAAATTATGGCCCAAATAATACCACTGGTTCTGCCGCCAACATTGTTGTGCCTTGCCTTATGCCACAAGACCCTCAGCCTCTTACACATTTTGATGATTTCCCGTGGCTTAATATTGGAGAGATAGACCCGTCGAATCCTCCGGCTTTTGATCCTTAa